In Nitrososphaerota archaeon, a genomic segment contains:
- a CDS encoding branched-chain amino acid ABC transporter permease: MTIAPLAELLIFGILLGGIYGLSAIGLTLIFGVARVLNLAHGAFAVIAAAVSYVIVQATGQNLFFVAMLTVPLFFATGYAYEKLLIHKLLPLSRERRIEALILGTLGSALAAESIASIIVPRNFGLNYQLPPISLGEITVSALRLLLLVIVAVTTITLHLIIYKTWYGKALRATIDDAEAAQLMGVNFDRVASVTFGLGTALSALGGILLLLVSNISPTMGFPVTLKVLTIIILGGLGSVLGSLAAAIVLGLSEIFTGFFFDTAWANSTSLVVLLIVLLIKSEGLLKR, from the coding sequence CGGTATCTATGGCCTATCTGCTATAGGTCTGACACTGATCTTCGGCGTTGCAAGGGTTCTGAACCTTGCTCATGGAGCTTTTGCAGTCATAGCAGCGGCAGTTTCCTATGTTATTGTTCAGGCTACAGGACAGAACCTATTTTTTGTTGCCATGCTGACAGTCCCATTATTCTTTGCTACTGGCTACGCATATGAAAAACTACTGATTCATAAGCTGCTACCTCTAAGCAGGGAACGTAGAATCGAGGCGTTAATACTTGGCACTCTTGGCTCCGCTCTTGCAGCAGAATCAATTGCATCAATAATAGTTCCGCGGAATTTTGGCCTTAACTACCAACTGCCACCAATTTCATTAGGCGAAATCACAGTTTCTGCACTTAGGCTCTTGCTCTTGGTTATAGTTGCTGTGACGACTATCACCCTTCATCTCATAATTTACAAAACATGGTATGGTAAAGCTCTCCGAGCGACTATAGACGACGCAGAGGCAGCACAGCTAATGGGGGTAAACTTCGATAGGGTTGCTTCTGTAACATTTGGTCTTGGCACAGCGCTGTCGGCTCTCGGTGGAATACTATTGCTTCTTGTTTCCAACATTTCCCCGACTATGGGGTTCCCCGTAACTCTGAAAGTCCTTACAATCATAATTCTTGGAGGTCTTGGCAGCGTCCTCGGTTCGCTTGCAGCTGCAATCGTCTTGGGCCTAAGCGAAATATTTACGGGTTTTTTCTTCGATACTGCATGGGCCAATTCTACAAGTCTTGTAGTGCTCCTTATAGTTCTGCTCATAAAGTCTGAGGGATTGTTGAAGAGGTAA